Proteins from a genomic interval of Lycium ferocissimum isolate CSIRO_LF1 chromosome 2, AGI_CSIRO_Lferr_CH_V1, whole genome shotgun sequence:
- the LOC132035890 gene encoding geraniol 8-hydroxylase-like codes for MDYMTILLGLFFIWFLVSLRRTKSSKRLAPGPFPLPVIGNLHLLGDKPHISLTQLAKNHGPIMNLKLGQINTVVISSSVLAKEVMQKQDLAFSNRCVPDSLHACNHSDFSVIFQPANSRWRTLRKIMNSHIFSINKLDASKHLRTKKIQELIDYCYKSGENGEAVDIGRAAFRTSLNLLSNTIFSKDLTDPFADSAKEFKELVWNIMVEAGKPNLVDYFPFLKMIDPQGIRRRMTVHFTKVLDLMSGLIDERLKERELENHANVDVLDALLNISQDSPEEIDRNHIEQMFLDLFAAGTDTTSNTLEWAMTELLKNPHTLEKAQEELAQVIGRGKLVDEADAAQLPYLRCIVKETLRIHPPVPFLIPRKVDEDTEIFGYTVPKDSQVLVNVWAIGRDSGLWENPLDFKPERFRELEIDVRGRDFELIPFGAGRRICPGLPLAVRMVPVALGSMLNTFSWKLHGGIAPKDLDMEEKFGITLAKVQPLLAIPIPL; via the exons atggaTTACATGACCATTTTACTGGGTCTATTCTTCATCTGGTTTTTGGTTTCGCTTAGAAGAACCAAAAGCTCAAAAAGACTAGCACCAGGTCCATTCCCTTTGCCTGTAATAGGAAATCTTCACTTGCTTGGTGACAAACCCCACATATCACTTACCCAACTAGCAAAAAATCATGGTCCAATTATGAACCTCAAATTAGGCCAAATAAACACAGTGGTCATTTCCTCATCAGTGTTGGCAAAAGAAGTGATGCAAAAGCAAGATTTAGCCTTTTCAAATAGGTGTGTTCCGGACTCACTACATGCCTGTAATCACTCTGATTTCTCTGTTATTTTTCAACCTGCCAATTCTCGTTGGAGAACACTTCGTAAGATTATGAACTCTCACATCTTTTCTATCAACAAGCTTGATGCTAGTAAGCATCTCAGGACTAAAAAGATTCAGGAGCTGATTGATTATTGTTACAAGAGTGGAGAAAATGGTGAAGCAGTGGATATTGGAAGGGCAGCTTTTAGGACTTCCTTGAATTTGTTGTCCAACACCATTTTCTCTAAAGATTTGACTGATCCATTTGCTGATTCTGCTAAGGAATTTAAGGAATTGGTGTGGAATATCATGGTTGAGGCTGGTAAACCCAATTTGGTGGACtatttcccttttcttaaaatgatTGATCCACAAGGTATAAGGCGGCGCATGACGGTTCATTTTACTAAGGTTCTTGATCTTATGAGTGGTTTAATTGATGAGCGGCTAAAGGAAAGGGAACTGGAAAACCATGCAAATGTTGATGTGTTAGATGCCCTTCTCAACATTAGCCAAGATAGCCCTGAAGAGATTGATAGGAACCACATCGAGCAAATGTTTCTG GACTTGTTTGCAGCAGGGACAGATACTACATCGAATACGTTGGAGTGGGCAATGACAGAACTACTTAAGAATCCACATACATTGGAGAAAGCCCAAGAAGAACTTGCACAAGTAATTGGAAGAGGCAAACTAGTAGATGAAGCTGATGCTGCACAACTACCTTACTTGCGATGCATCGTGAAAGAAACCTTACGAATACACCCGCCGGTTCCTTTCTTAATTCCCCGCAAAGTGGACGAAGATACTGAGATTTTTGGCTATACTGTTCCAAAAGACTCGCAAGTTCTAGTGAACGTATGGGCAATTGGGCGCGACTCTGGTCTATGGGAAAACCCTTTGGACTTTAAGCCAGAGAGGTTTAGGGAGTTGGAAATAGATGTACGAGGCCGGGATTTTGAGCTAATTCCATTTGGTGCTGGTCGAAGAATTTGCCCTGGATTGCCTTTGGCTGTCAGAATGGTTCCAGTAGCATTGGGTTCAATGCTAAATACATTTAGTTGGAAGCTACATGGTGGCATTGCACCTAAAGATTTGGATATGGAGGAAAAATTTGGTATTACTTTGGCAAAAGTTCAACCCCTGCTAGCTATCCCGATCCCACTGTAG